A genomic region of Rhipicephalus sanguineus isolate Rsan-2018 chromosome 1, BIME_Rsan_1.4, whole genome shotgun sequence contains the following coding sequences:
- the LOC119403320 gene encoding 50 kDa spicule matrix protein isoform X1, which translates to MKLLLVAAALVGLSAAQIVERRVIKNPDGSTTHMESSSWGHSSFNQESSDTDGIISGRSGYADTSGVNYDRHYTVDRNGQRRLVDPKESKLKGPPPSFPMPQGGFGAGAGDDFLSGRSGFGNLPGFGNLPGFGGNVPGFGGNFPGFGGNPTLDMWRFFPPGFRF; encoded by the exons TTGCTGGTCGCAGCCGCGCTGGTTGGACTTTCCGCCGCGCAAATCGTCGAGCGCCGCGTGATCAAGAACCCCGACGGTTCGACCACACACATGGAGAGCAGCTCCTGGGGCCACAGCTCGTTCAACCAGGAGTCTTCGGACACCGATGGCATTATCAGTGGACGTAGCGGTTACGCGGACACCTCGGGCGTGAACTACGACCGCCACTACACCGTGGACCGCAATGGACAGCGCCGCCTCGTCGACCCCAAGGAGAGCAAGCTGAAGGGCCCACCCCCATCTTTCCCCATGCCCCAAGGCGGCTTCGGAGCCGGAGCTGGCGATGACTTCCTGTCTGGACGATCGGGCTTCGGCAACTTGCCCGGTTTTGGAAACCTTCCCGGATTCGGAGGCAACGTGCCTGGCTTCGGCGGCAACTTCCCCGGATTCGGCGGCAACC CAACACTGGATATGTGGCGCTTCTTTCCGCCTGGATTCAGATTTTAG
- the LOC119403320 gene encoding 50 kDa spicule matrix protein isoform X2, translating to MKLLLVAAALVGLSAAQIVERRVIKNPDGSTTHMESSSWGHSSFNQESSDTDGIISGRSGYADTSGVNYDRHYTVDRNGQRRLVDPKESKLKGPPPSFPMPQGGFGAGAGDDFLSGRSGFGNLPGFGNLPGFGGNVPGFGGNFPGFGGNRRRN from the coding sequence TTGCTGGTCGCAGCCGCGCTGGTTGGACTTTCCGCCGCGCAAATCGTCGAGCGCCGCGTGATCAAGAACCCCGACGGTTCGACCACACACATGGAGAGCAGCTCCTGGGGCCACAGCTCGTTCAACCAGGAGTCTTCGGACACCGATGGCATTATCAGTGGACGTAGCGGTTACGCGGACACCTCGGGCGTGAACTACGACCGCCACTACACCGTGGACCGCAATGGACAGCGCCGCCTCGTCGACCCCAAGGAGAGCAAGCTGAAGGGCCCACCCCCATCTTTCCCCATGCCCCAAGGCGGCTTCGGAGCCGGAGCTGGCGATGACTTCCTGTCTGGACGATCGGGCTTCGGCAACTTGCCCGGTTTTGGAAACCTTCCCGGATTCGGAGGCAACGTGCCTGGCTTCGGCGGCAACTTCCCCGGATTCGGCGGCAACCGTAGGAGAAATTAA